The genomic DNA aacacagaagaaaaaaagagaggcCGATCGGGAACCTACCGCAGGCGGAGATAGTGGTAAATATATCTAGCATCTCACTTACGCCAGACCAGCAACAAGTTCTAGCTAAGGGGCTATCCTATGCCCTAGTGACTGGCCCAGATTTCTTTCAGCTAGATCTAGAACTGTATCGTTTTTCAGAGACATTAAATTAAAATCTCAATTTGCAAAAAATACAAGTGATTGGGCTAACCCTTGTATTAACACCTTTATGGGACATTCTTTGGGATTGAAGACCCCTAGCACTTATAGACCCGATGAGGGTAATGTTTTTGTTGATGCATTTGTAACTCAAGTTAAACGTGATATGGTGAATTTGGAGGCTAAATATAGAAATGGGGAGCTACATAAAATACCTTATAACATTTCCGCTAGTGAATATAATGCATTGACAGCAATCAAACAGAATGATACGTTGATAGTTAAACCGGCAGATAAGGGCGGAGCCATAGTGATTATGGATAAGACTATGTACATTAGCGAAATAAAGCGACAATTACAAGACACTGATACTTATGACTGCGTTAAGGTTAACCCTTTATTTGCCATACAGAAAAAGGTAGAGCACCTTATCATGGATGCTCTACAGCTGAAAGTAATTGACCCTACATTAGCACAATTTTTCCAACAAACCGCCCCGGTTACCCCCATTTTCTATatattgccaaaaattcacaaacggcTAGATAATCCACCTGGCCGCCCAATTGTTTCTTGCATAAATTCTGTCTTGTCCCCGCTCTCTATCTTCGTTGACAAAATGATCAATGGTTATGTCTTGAAACATAGATCTTATTTGAAGGACACAAATGATtttttgctgaaattggaaaaatTTAAACATGTTCCATCGCATGCGATCCTGGTCGCGtttgatgtggagagcctctacacctccatcccacatgatgggggctTGGAGGCTGTCCGCATCGAACTGACTGAGGATCCAACCATGGATGgatcacaaaaaaagtttataatgCAATGTCTCGAGTTAGTCCtatacaataattattttatgtttcaagACAGTTTCTTTACACAGAAAAGGGGTACGGCCATGGGTTCGAACGTGGCCCCGTCATATgcgaacattttcatgaatgaaTTTGAACTAAAATTTATCTATCCAAACATATTATTTAAGCAACATTGTGTTGCGTGGTTTCGTTTTATCGACGACGTGTTCGCTATATGGACGGGGCCACCGTGTACCCTCAACTTATTCCACCAAGAGATCAACACTGCCTTACCCTTTATAAAATTTACCTTGAATTCTAACACTGAACAGATTGCATTTTTGGACACCTCTATTATAAGGAAGGGGGATACTCTGACTACAGATTTGTTTCGCAAGTCCTCAGACAGAAATACTCTACTTCATTATAATTCATTCCACCCCATACAAACTAAAAAATCGCTACCGAAATCACAATTTGTTCGCGTCAAGCGAATAGTGACAGAGAGTAGTTTGCAGCAGGAGAGGTTAGATGAAATGGAAACAAATTTTCTCCAGAGAGGTTATCCCCCAGGGCTCCTCAAAAAACAACGTGAGGGAATCGAAGCCTCACATGCAAGTCTCCAATGTGAGAACAAGGGGGAACTCAAGCGTATCCCCTTTGTTTCGAAATTTAATACAGTGAGCCAAGAGGTAGCTAAAATCATACGAAAACATTGGGGCATATTGAGAGATGGGGTCCCTGAGGTAGAATTTTTCCAAAACATGCCACTTATGTCATATAAAAGGAACAATACCATAGGATCTACATTAGTAAAATCAGACTTGGGAGGATGTTCAAGGGAAGAACGGGTTTTGCGCCCTAGAAATATGGGCACCTTCCCTTGCCTGTCGTGTAACTGTTGCTCGAATGTTCTTAAAGGTGATGTGGTACATCATCCCCGAAAAGGCACCCCGATAAAGATCCATGGTTTTTATACATGTAATACCACATTTGCAATTTATGCAATCAAGTGCCCATGTGGTCGACTTTATGTAGGGCAGACAACTCGTGCCATAAAAGACAGAATACGGGAACACAAATCGGCAGTGAAACTAAAAAAACTAGATCAAGCGGTTTCTAGTCATTTCGCTGAGAAGGGTCATGGGGTCCAGCAATTAAAATTTCAGATAATTGACAATATTCCAAAACTTCGGCGCGGCGGTGACCGCgttaaaatgttgctaaaaaagGAAGCACAATGGATACGTCGTCTGGAAACactggaaccccatggccttaatcgCGAATATGACTTACATCCCATATACCGATAGTAttttaatgattgtttttaatattagtattaaatcattttgtccacaaacattggtcatttttattgtcttGCAGATACCATACTATGAGAATTAAATCCTTTACAGGAAGAATAGAATCTACAGGAAATAAGTGGATACTTTTCCATATGCTATaatgtatctgacaatgttgcctttatgtctCTCTTTTTTTGTATCAATCAATTTTGGTTGTTGGCCCCTAGAGGGCGATCTAATATGTGAGTATAAAACTGTGCAATCAGCAGTAATTTGttaacttgacaaagggccacataggcctgaaacgttgtttattcgagatccaagccagagaatgcaataaaggctttttaagaaaaaatacgctttggatggtgctgtgattctatTTTCGTATTGCAGTTTTTAGAACataatcagcaaataaaaagtgACATCTCTTAGTAGCCTTATAAACCAGTAATGGCATATATTTATATCAGCTTTTCATCTGCACAAGCATTCTCCTACTTTTTGGCCAGTGACCTCACCCACAGcctctccttttttttaatagtggCTGCACTAGATCACCCAGCTGACTGAATGCAGCTCCTGCACAGCCCCTGTTATTCTCTCTGTTATGTCTCATAGAGAATCCTGGGTTATATATATACGTTCTGCTTACTGTGCTACAACATGTATAGAAACTAAGATATTACAACATATGCTGTCATTCTACAACCAGGAAAGCTgaactaaataatatatatatatatatatatatatatatatatatatatatatatatatatatatatatatatatatatatatatatatatatatatatatatatatatatatatatatatatatatatatatatatatatatatgcattctaAGTGGGTGAACTCCAAACTGTCAGGACTATTGGGGATTGAATCCCTGGTCTGCAGGTTGACTGGACAGTGCATTCTCATACTGAGCCACTGGAGGGCAGTTGGAGCTCACACCTCGAAATGTCAGTGTAGATTACTGCTATTCCATGTCTCCACCCCTAATCTCATTGAAGCCAGGTGTCGGTGATCTTATCATCAAGGCTCTATATAAGCCATTACCTTTCTGCCagccattgctggatcattgatttatttctgtgttctagtcgccttgtgccagtgttcctgaaattacccagtccctgattcctgacttgtcctgcttgttcctctgacctgtttattccttgtacctgctacatccttgatctgatctcctggtttgacccttcgcCTGTTTCACGGACTTGCATTGTTTGCCGCCTGCCACTGATCTCTTGCCTGTTCCTAGGACTTGTATCGCCTGCCGCCCGCCTATGAACTCTTGCCTGTGTACACGGACTTGCATCAGCCTGCCCCAACCtttggtttgttatagttctcattttacttcttatttgtcttccgtttcaccagcaccaattgtttatagtttaccattaaacttcattctgagcacacttccatttcctggttattctaacaccaaacatggtgtcgccatgttaccatgcatttcggctcctacctgccaaccacacactGTTGGTAGATCCTGACAGAATGATCCAGCCCAATTACAAGGAGCCTGATGGTAACTGCTGTGCTGTTTCAgatactgctgaactacaactctctgccaaGTGGCTTGCCTCAGTGAAAAAGTATGAAGGGGAAAAGGACACGTTTGATGAATTTCTTCTTGTATGTAAAAGGTTTGCGACTGTCTCTTTTTTCAAGCAAGCACCTGAGTGCATGAAAAGCAGGCTAATTATATTATTCCTTTTGGGAGGTAAAGTCTTAGAGTGGGCTGAGTCTTGCATAGATGAAGaggcttttttttctgcaggatcCCATTCTGTTTCTCACTTTGTTAAAGGCATATTCTACAGGGGATCTCTGGCCAGTATCGCCTGATATTTTCAAATCTACTACAATTGCCTCCTCAACTTCCTCATTTCCAACTTTTTCTACATCTGAAATTACTTTGCAATCCTCCTGTTCTGATGTTTTCTCTGATGGAGgcaatttagaaaatatttctgaTGAAGAATGGGAAGATCTGGACTCAGATGGGGATGAAATACAAACTGCATTTACTACTAAGTTCAAGGGCCGTTCAATCACCCAGTTACCATCAATACCTGTGCCTcctgcccctaggcccactgttcaACCTTCAGTTCCTGCTCCAGGGCCAGCTGATATTCAACAGATTTTTCTGGTTCCGGTCCTCCGGCGGCTTGGTCCTTCCCCAGCTTTCCCACGAATTGGGCCTCTACCTGCTCTCGTCCAGCCTGTGTGCCCGCAGTCCAGTCTCAGGCTCcagtgccagtggtcccgtctgcagctcctgtgccagtggtcccgtctgcagctcctgtgccagtggtcccgtctgcagctcctgtgccagtggtcccgtctgcagctcctgtgccagtggtcccgtctgcagctcctgtgccagtggtcccgtctgcagctcctgtgccagtggtcccgtctgcagctcctgtgccagtggtcccgtctgcagctcctgtgccagtggtcccgtctgcagctcctgtgccagtacttcagcttccagcctccgagccagtactgccgcttccagcctccgagccagcagccttgccgcttccagcctctgagCCAGCAGCCTtaccgcttccagcctccgagccagaaGCCTTGCCGGCTTCAGtctgtgaggacctgtgtactGTGGCCTCTGGGCCCAAGGACAAATCCATTTCTAGACCTGTCGTACCTACTACGagatctgatagttctggtgctccagagtctaccagtcttgttgctgtTCATGATGGTCTTTCTGTTGTCCTGGGCAAGCCATCatctgtaatgggtgcctctgctggtccgtcacctgtaatgggtgcctttgctggtccgccacctgtaatgggtgcctctgctggtccgccacctgtaatgggtgcctctgctggtccgccacctgtaatgggtgcctctgctggtccgccacctgtaatgggtgcctctgctggtccgccacctgtaatgggtgcctctgctggtccgccacctgtaatgggtgcctctgctggtccgccacctgtaatggtgcctctgctggtccgccacctgtaatgggtgcctctgctggtccgccacctgtaatgggtgcctctgctggtccgccacctgtaatgggtgcctctgctggtccgccacctgtaatgggtgcctctgctggtccgccacctgtaatgggtgcctctgctggtccgccacctgtaatgggtgcctctgctggtccgccacctgtaatgggtgcctctgctggtccgccacctgtaatgggtgcctctgctggtccgccacctgtaatgggtgccttggctgaCTCCTCtaatctggctcctgaccctggcgactcctccgatgtggctcctgaccctggcgactcctccgatctggctcctgaccctggcgactcctctgatctggctcctgaccctggcgactcctctaaTCTGGCTTCTGACCCTGGTGACTCCTCCGatgtggctcctgaccctggcgactcctctaaTCTgactcctgaccctggcgactcctccgatgtggctcctgaccctggcgactcctctgatctggctcctgaccctggcgactccacCGATTTGGTTTCTGACCCAGCCAAGGTTCCTGTCCTGGCTTCTGACTCAGCCGAGGTTCCTGTATTGACTCAAAACTATAGCAATGTTTCCGTTTTGACTCTAGACTCCTCCGATCTGGTTTCTGACACTGGCAGCTCTTCAACCTCTGTCCTTGGCAATTCTTCAGTTCTGGCCCTCAACCCTGGTGACTTGCCTGCATGGGCTCTTGAGTTTAGTGGCACTCTTGATCCTGGTGGTCCTCCGGTTCCAGATGTGGCTCCAGGTAGTACTTCAGTGTTGGTTCCTGTCCCTGGCAGCTTCTCTACCCTGACTCCTGATCTTGGCGGTTTTCTCCCTgttaaaaattttttgactttagtATCACCCGGAGGGTGATACTTTaaggggggtaatgtcaggactattggggattgaatccctggtctgcaggttgactggacagtgcattctcatgctgagccactggaggcagttggagctcacacctcgaactgtcagtgtagattactgctattccatgtctccacccctaatctcattgaagccaggtgtcggtgatcttatcatcaaggctctatataagccattacctttctgccagccattgctggatcattgatttatttctgtgttctagTCGCCTTGTGCCAGTGTTCCTGAAATTACCCAGTCCCTGATTCCTGACTTGTCCTGCTTGTTCCTCTGACCTGTTTATTCCTTGTACCTGCTACATCCTTGATCTGATCTCCTGGCTTGACCCTTCGCCTGTTTCACGGACTTGCATTGTTTGCCGCCTGCCACTGATCTCTTGCCTGTTCCTAGGACTTGTATCGCCTGCCGCCCGCCTATGAACTCTTGCCTGTGTACACTGACTTGCATCAGCCTGCCCCAACCtttggtttgttatagttctcattttacttcttatttgtcttccgtttcaccagcaccaattgtttatagtttaccattaaacttcattctgagcacacttccatttcctggttattctaacaccaaacatggtgtcgccatgttaccatgcatttcggctcctacctgccaaccacacactgttggtactttaaagggatcctgttttttttcaaatgcatgagttaatagtgctactccagcagaattctgcactgaaatccatttctcaaaagaccaaacagatttttttatattcaattttgaaatctgacatggggctagacattttgtcaattttccagctgcccctggtcatgtgacttgtgcctgcactttaggagagaaatgctttctggcaggctgctgtttttccttctcaaggtaactgaatgtgtctcagtgggacatgggtttttactattgagtgctgttatcttgtgttaggtagctgctatctggttaccttcccattgttcttttgtttggctgctgggagggaaaagggagggggtgatatcactctgacttgcagtacaacagaaaagagtgattgaagtgtatcagagcacaagtcacatgacttcgggcagctgggaaattgacaaaatgtctagccccatgtcagatttcaaaattgaatataaaaaaatctgtttgctcttttgagaaatggatttcagtgcagaattctgctggagcagcactgtctgctggagcagcactatcaacagcatttctctcctaaagtgcaggcacaagtcacatgacttcgggcagctggaaaattgacaaaatgtctagccccatgtcagatttcaaaattgaatataaaaaaatctatttcgtcttttgagaaatggatttcagtgcagaattctgctggagctgcactattaactgattcattttgaaaaaaaaatttttttcccatgacagtatccctttaaacttcaattttggaaaaattataaaaaataaataatgtaaagaagTTGAAAAGATCTTtacttctggtgaacaatcttaaaacaactcagctgaaaaaagtgtttggaaggtgaacaacccctatagtGGGCAAAGAAACGTTAATTTAGTGCATTACAAAATTTTTCAATATATTATACTGATATGTCATGCATCCACGATACATGTATTTCCCTTGTGTATGCTTTTTTGATTTTGGTATACAGAATATGCACAAGtctagggggcctatttactaacaatcaaattgcgaATTTATgccatgaatctcaaaaaatgcatggttttcctctttttctgaaaatttttaaaaaaaatcaagatttaagtgtaaaaaaaccccatgaaaacctctaaggcaaacgTCAAGTAAAAGTTATCAAGGGgctatataattcaatgggagctgttctgatcctattggaccacttttaataaattcaagggGTTTTAGGGGTTTTCTCTActagaaattgtccaaaaaactcaaatttttaggggtttttgaaattttgaatcaTTTCAATGACAATTGGGGTTTTAACgtttttgtgagtttagtcatgatttccaaaacctctaaaaccacaaaaatttgacctccaataaataagcctccatgtcTATGCAAGTGATCCCTGGAAAGTAGTGTAGTGATTGCTAAATATACTGGCAGCACCCATTGAATCAGCCTTTTTTTTGCctgtaaaggaaaacctttaaagGTGGGGCGGAACTTTTAGTGGCAGATCACCTTACAGATCAAATATAACAGAGGGAGGGTTGATGTGCTGCACCTTGCTTGCTTTCAACTATTTGCAGGTACCTatttatgtatatctttatttccctaagtcacccatggtcagcattcaccaaCGGGTTAACTTCCCCCtgcaggccagcggacaggacctcccactaTCAATTTAAAAGTTCCACCTCTTCCCTTACCCCCTagtcttttttgtcctgtccgggcCAGGGAGAGGATAGCCTGTTGGATGAAGAAACAGGACTACTACAAGATTCAGTAAGGGCCTAATATTAGCTCCCCAGAGAAGGGGTCAGCAGGGGCTTACTTACATGCCCGTGTCTCTCCTCCCGTCTGCGGGTCAGGGGGATGCGGAGGAAGCATGGCCGTGTTGGGCGATGTTTGGGGCTGATCCTCCGGCTGGGCTGGTCAGGTGAAGTCTGAAGACGGAGTGCGCCATTAACTGCACGCCGCTTACTATAGAATGAGGAGATCGCCGTGGACCGGAAGTGACGCGGCGCGGCGGAAGTGACGCGGCGGCCATTTTGGATGAGGGCAAGAGcgcaaaaaatttcaaaatgggaAAAAGAAGGTATGGAGGCGGTTTTTGGCGCTAAAACTCCAGCGTCCTAGCCTGGAGAAGGCTGATTTCATTGGTGGGGCAGTCAGTGAAAGGAAAACATTGATTTATGCAGGAGTCTGACCTGCCCTATTTGAAGCAATACACACTTCCTGTGGGTGCCATTTTGCCATCAGTTAAGCTGAGCATTTATGCACACAGGTACGTGGGGGGTATCAGCTGAGTTTTCTTGTATTCTAAGACCAGTGGCTGATTACTTTTTTATCTATTCTCTTAACCAGTTTTTCCAATGGAACCTGGTATGACGGGGAAAGCCTCTCACCCTAAAGGGAAAAGGTGATGTATGAGGTCAGAGAGAATATGGCAGAGATGAAGGGCTCAGTTTCTAACATTGTTGTTATTTTCATGCAGCCTTCCTGCCACAGATGTAAGAAAAGACAAGTCTCCAGAGAAAACgatttctgcagagaaacaacaGGAACCTGGGTCCTCTGTTTCACAAGAAAATCAATGGGAATCCTTAGCCTCGGTGATAAAACAGGCAGTTATTCAGGGATTCCAGGAGGTGTCAGGCACTAAGAAAAGACCAAGACACCAGCATGGAAGACAGGGGGAGTCTTTTTCAGATGTATCTGAGGGAGATCTGTCATTTGACTCGGACGTCCTCTCTCAGGCAGGATCAGAGGAGGGCGAGATTGATTCGGAAGAGGAATCAACATTTGATTTAGCGGTGATTGACCCGTTAATAAGAGCAGTCAGACAGACTCTAACTTTTCCAACAGAAATGACAAAGTTGTCATCAGCGGATAAACTCTTTCCATCATCAAAAAAGAAATCCGCATGCTTTCCTGTACATTCGTCTATCAAGGAGATAATTGCGTCAGAATGGAAGAAGACTGAGAAAAGGGCTCAGACAACAGGGAAATTCAACAAGAAGTATCCTTTTGACGAACAGGATTCAAAAACCTGGGATTCACCACCTAAAGTGGATGCGGCTGTGGTGAGGCTGGCTAAGAAGACAACACTTCCAGTAGATGATGCGGCAGTCTTCAGGGAGCCAATGGAGAAGAAGATAGAGTTCAATCTAAGGAAAGCTTTTGGGTCCGCAGGGGCAGCCTGTAAACCAGCTGTTGCTCTGACTTCAGTGTCTAGAGCTTTGAAGGTGTGGTTGTCAGAACTTGGAGAAGCGATATCTTCTAATGTAAAGAGACCAAAGCTTTTAGAGATGTTGACAGATTGTAAAATGGCAACAGAATTCATATCCGAAGCTTCGATAGACCTAGTGCATTTCTCGGCAAGATCTATGGCACTGTCGGTGGCAGCCAGAAGGGCTTTATGGCTGAAGACGTGGGCAGCGGATACAGTTTCTAAAACTAATCTGTGTCAATTGCCTTTTGAAGGTGAGATGTTATTTGGAGAGAAGCTCGACGCAATTATTAAAAAGGTCTCAGGTGGAAAAAGCGTGTTTCTGCCACAAGAGAGTCAGGCAAAAAGACCACGCTTTGAGACGAACTACAACAAACCGAAGGATAAGTCATTCAGGACGTCTAAACAGTACAAGCCTGGTAGAGAGTATTCCAGGCAATCTTCTTGGAGATCAGGACGTCCAAGTTCCAGAGGGGCAGCGAAAAAACCGGGATTTTTTTCCTCAGCCCCATCTACTTCCGGTCGACAATGAAGGTGGCAGGGCCCAGAACATGGTGGGTGGCAGGTTAGCCGATTTCTCTCATGTCTGGGCCACAACCATTCGAGACACATGGGTACGAAACGTGGTGGAATCAGGGTTTTTTCTAGAATTCAAGACGGTACCCAGAAGAGATTTTTTCATAAGGTCTGTGGTCAAGGAGACAGAGTCAAGCAAAGAAATAGCCCAGGAGTACTTGAAGCAGTTGTTCGAGTCAAGGGCAATAGAGTTGGTCTCTCCTCAAGAAAGACACACAGGTTTTTATTCGAaactttttttagtaaaaaaggcATCAGGCGCATTAAGACCGGTGCTGGATATGAGAAAACTGAACAGATTCCTGCAAGTGAGAAAATTCAGGATGGAATCCTTAATGTCAATCATGCAAGTCATTTCAAGAGGAGATTGGCTGACGAGCATAGATTTAAAAGATGCGTATTTTCATGTTCCAATCGCACAGATGCACAGAAAGTATCTAAGATTCGCAATAGACGATGTGCATGTTCAATTCAAGTGTCTTCCGTTTGGTCTAGCCCAATCCCCGAGGGTGTTTACAAAGATATTGGTTACTCTCATAGCGGAATTAAGAAAGGAGGGCTTGGCGGTGTATCACTACCTAGACGACATCCTGGTGGTAGCAAGATCAAAGGCAGAAGCAGAGATTCAGACTGCCAGAGTAAAGGAATTTTTGCTAGATCACGGTTGGATAGTAAACCTGGAAAAGAGCAGTTTAATTCCCGCTCAGACCCTACAATATTTAGGGGCTTTGTTTCAAACAGACAGAAATTTAGTCAGTCTTCCCTTGGAGCGTCAAGTAAAGGTGGTCGACTTGATAAAAGATTTCAGGAAAAGAAAGACAGTGTCCGTGCATCATTGTCTGAAAGTGCTGGGATCCATGTCGGCAACTATACAGATAGTGAGATGGGCAAGATGGCACTTAAGACCCTTACAGATGTTTCTTCTAAGAAATGTAAGGCAGCCTCATCTACATTTACAGAGGAGGCTGTTCGTACCACAGGAGGTAAAGAAGACCCTGTTATGGTGGTGCAGACGGAAGAATCTGGCAAGAGGAATGCCGTTGGAAGAACCAGAGTGGGTGATATTAACCACAGATGCGTCAAGCATGGGATGGGGAGCCCACATAGGCGAAGAAGTGGTTCAGGGCACTTGGAAAGGAGAAAATGTGCCGTCAAATCTACTGGAGTTGAGAGCGATAAGAGAAGCCCTCACATATTTTTCACACCTACTGAAAGGAAGACAAGTAAAGGTTATGTCGGACAATACCACAGCAGTAGCTTATTTAGCAAAGCAGGGGGGCACCAGAAGCGTGTCCTTGCTAAAGGAAGTAGAACCACTATTTCAGTGGGCAGAAGGTTGGCTAGAAGGGTTGACCGCGGTCCACCTTCCAGGGAAGGAAAATTGGAAGGCCGACTTCCTCAGTCGGACAATGTTGGACCCAGGGGAATGGAGCCTGCACGATTGGATTTTCGAAGACATAGTGAGAAAGTGGGGGCGTCCAGAGATAGATGTGATGGCATCCCCACAAAACCGGAAGTGTCACCGGTTCTTTTCAAGGTTTCCCTGCAAAGAGGCAGAGGCGGTGGACGGCCTGAGTCAAAGTTGGTCACAAGGCAAAATTTATGTGTTTCCACCATGCCCGTTAATTTGGAGAGTCttgaaaaaaataaggaaagacaGAGCAGAAGCCATTGCGGTAATCCCTTTCTGGCCCAGAAGGCCATGGTTTCCTCTTCTtcaaaaagctggccatagagaaGCCCATGcagattcagagctttccaggTTGGCTGACGCAGAGATCAATCCAGATCCAAAGGCACAATCATCTAGCCTTGATGGCTTGGCGGTTGAGAGGGGAAAGTTAACACAGTTGTTTCAGAAGGAAGAAGTCATAGACTTTCTGTTGAAGTCAAGGAAACCAAGCACTTCCCAGCAATACTATAGAGTATGGGAGAAGTTTGTGGAATTTGctacagagagaaaagaagacCCTTTGTCTCCATCAGCTCCAATGCTGGTAGAATTTTTGTTTTCGGGGTATAAGAAGAGGTTGCATTGTAGCACACTGAGGGGTCAGGTGTCTGCAATTTCGGCATTAACAGGGAAGAATTGGGCAGAGAGACCGCTGGTGAAAAGATTCTTTAATGCCCTAGTAAGGGTAAGACCAACGAAAAGAAGTTGTCTGCCCCCATGGGATCTTCCCTTCGTCCTGAAAGACCTTGTCTGAGTCTCCATTTGAACCATTGGAGAAGGCCTCCGTTTGGAATATGACGCTAAAAGTGATTCTTTTAGTGGCTGTTACATCAGCCTGTAGAGTGGGAGAGTTGGCAGCTCTGTCAGTTTCGGAGCCACATACAGTGATATTTGAAGATCGAGTTGTGTTGAAACCAGCATTCGGGTTCCTTCCAAAGGTCATGTCCAAGTTCCATATGGACTTAGAGGTTATTCTGCCTGCTTTCTTTCCAGACCCAAGATCTGCAGAGGAAAAGATGTGGCACACCCTGGATTTAGTAAGGGCTGTGAAGATTTATATGGAAAGAACAAAAGCATGGAGGAGATCAGAGCATTTGTTCATAATACCTAACGGGTATAGGAAAGGTCAAGCCCCAACGAAGAGAACTATTAGTTCCTGGATCGTGGCGGCCATAGCAAAGGCATACAACGTGGCAGGAAGAGGAGTACCTAAAGGGTTGAAGGCTCATTCTACCAGGGCATTGGCAAGTTCCTGGGCGGCGCAAGCCAGGGAGTCGCCAGAGAGTATCTGCAAGTCGGCAAGATGGTcgtctttaaatacatttgttaaacattaCAAATTGGATGTATTGTCTTCCCAGGA from Xenopus laevis strain J_2021 chromosome 5S, Xenopus_laevis_v10.1, whole genome shotgun sequence includes the following:
- the LOC121394207 gene encoding lamina-associated polypeptide 2, isoforms alpha/zeta-like; amino-acid sequence: MEPGMTGKASHPKGKSLPATDVRKDKSPEKTISAEKQQEPGSSVSQENQWESLASVIKQAVIQGFQEVSGTKKRPRHQHGRQGESFSDVSEGDLSFDSDVLSQAGSEEGEIDSEEESTFDLAVIDPLIRAVRQTLTFPTEMTKLSSADKLFPSSKKKSACFPVHSSIKEIIASEWKKTEKRAQTTGKFNKKYPFDEQDSKTWDSPPKVDAAVVRLAKKTTLPVDDAAVFREPMEKKIEFNLRKAFGSAGAACKPAVALTSVSRALKVWLSELGEAISSNVKRPKLLEMLTDCKMATEFISEASIDLVHFSARSMALSVAARRALWLKTWAADTVSKTNLCQLPFEGEMLFGEKLDAIIKKVSGGKSVFLPQESQAKRPRFETNYNKPKDKSFRTSKQYKPGREYSRQSSWRSGRPSSRGAAKKPGFFSSAPSTSGRQ